The Paraphotobacterium marinum genome contains a region encoding:
- the trkA gene encoding Trk system potassium transporter TrkA: MFLCCYQKRAHKMKIIILGAGEVGKTLADSLVHEDNDITIIDVNQDKLKELHNKYDLRVLEGIASHPQLLKRAGADDADMIIAVTSSDETNMLACQIAFSLFKIPIKIARIRSPAYLRKKEILFNDNSIPVDHLIAPEKLVIDMLSKLIEYPGALQVIDFAEKKVNLVAVKAYYGGPLVGNALSQLREHMPHVDTRVAAIFRRGEAIRPQGTTIIEADDEVFFIASSNHIRTVMSELQKLEKPYKNIMIVGGGNIGSGLARILESTYNVKLIEKNPKRAELLSEVLSNTVVFSGDASDQSLLKEEHIDQIDLYIAVTDDDEANIMSAMLAKKLGAKKVIVLIQRGAYVDLVQGGTIDIAISPQQATVSSLLTHIRRADLVSVSSLRRGAAEAIEVIAKGSKKNSRVIGKTIKSLKLPPGATIGAIVRENEVIIGNQDIIIETDDHIILFLVDKKYISDVESLFQNKRVFL; encoded by the coding sequence ATTTTTCTATGCTGTTATCAAAAAAGAGCCCATAAAATGAAAATTATTATATTGGGTGCGGGTGAAGTTGGTAAAACTCTTGCAGATAGTCTTGTTCACGAAGATAATGACATTACAATCATAGATGTAAATCAAGACAAGTTAAAAGAACTTCACAATAAATATGACTTAAGAGTTCTCGAGGGTATAGCTTCACACCCTCAATTACTCAAAAGAGCTGGCGCTGATGATGCTGACATGATTATTGCTGTTACATCGTCAGATGAAACCAACATGCTAGCTTGTCAAATTGCTTTTTCTTTATTTAAAATACCCATTAAAATAGCCCGTATTCGCTCACCAGCATACCTCAGAAAAAAAGAAATCCTTTTTAATGATAACTCTATCCCGGTAGATCACCTTATTGCTCCTGAAAAATTGGTTATTGATATGCTCTCAAAATTAATCGAATACCCAGGTGCACTTCAAGTTATAGATTTCGCTGAAAAAAAAGTGAATTTGGTAGCTGTAAAGGCATATTATGGGGGACCATTAGTTGGTAATGCACTTTCACAACTTCGAGAACACATGCCTCACGTAGATACAAGAGTTGCGGCTATATTTAGAAGAGGCGAAGCAATTAGACCCCAAGGAACAACCATCATTGAAGCTGATGATGAAGTCTTCTTTATTGCTTCAAGTAACCATATTCGAACAGTAATGAGCGAGCTTCAAAAACTAGAAAAGCCATATAAAAATATAATGATTGTAGGTGGTGGTAACATTGGATCTGGCTTGGCTAGAATTCTTGAAAGCACTTACAATGTTAAATTAATTGAAAAGAATCCAAAACGCGCAGAGCTTTTATCAGAAGTACTATCCAATACAGTTGTTTTCTCAGGTGACGCATCAGATCAATCTTTGCTGAAAGAAGAACATATAGATCAAATTGATTTATATATTGCAGTGACCGATGATGATGAGGCAAATATCATGTCTGCTATGCTAGCAAAGAAACTTGGTGCAAAAAAAGTTATTGTTTTAATTCAAAGAGGCGCCTATGTTGATTTAGTTCAAGGGGGTACAATTGATATCGCTATTTCTCCGCAACAAGCAACGGTTTCTTCTTTATTAACCCATATAAGACGAGCTGATCTTGTAAGTGTTTCTTCCTTAAGAAGAGGAGCTGCAGAAGCTATTGAAGTAATTGCAAAAGGAAGCAAAAAAAATTCAAGAGTTATAGGAAAAACAATCAAAAGTCTAAAGCTTCCCCCTGGTGCAACCATCGGTGCAATTGTTAGGGAAAATGAAGTAATTATTGGCAACCAAGATATAATTATTGAAACTGATGACCATATTATTTTATTTTTAGTCGATAAAAAATATATTTCAGATGTGGAAAGCTTGTTTCAAAATAAAAGAGTTTTTTTATAA